In one window of Methanolobus mangrovi DNA:
- a CDS encoding DHH family phosphoesterase, which produces MNTVAKEINATDKTKIKPTYLILGSGSFGFALAKELRELDKEIIIVDKDSQKVETLREEAYEAIVGDVSDPGLFDIINTRNLAGILILSSDPKANKKALTNVRNKVSQDIYCVVRAPDVINMQEMETMGADLVIMPPRMVAKSLSRSLERAEAMRRGNKLTQWFDVNKGKKLAIVVHDNPDPDAISSALALKTIAESFNVLADIIYHGEIGHQENKAFVNLLGIDLFRAEDVGFTGYENLALIDCAIPGANNSLPSGTHVNIIIDHHPITDTEIDADFIDIRPHVGASATILTKYLQELNVDISSELATALLYGIRTDTLDFKRNTDSADLSAASYLYPLSDHDVLEQLERPSMSIETLDVLGEAINSRQVVGSYLLSNVGSIRNRDTLPQAADYLLNLEGISTSIVFGVTEEKIYISGRSNDIRVNLGDVMRRAFGEEAGGGHATAAAAQIPLGVFTAAKDRQTLLRLVNEAVVKRFLSAVGVEEADE; this is translated from the coding sequence ATTAACACCGTTGCAAAAGAGATTAACGCAACTGACAAAACAAAGATCAAACCCACATATCTTATACTTGGAAGTGGGAGTTTTGGTTTTGCATTAGCAAAGGAACTTAGAGAACTTGATAAAGAGATCATCATTGTTGATAAGGATTCACAAAAAGTTGAGACACTTCGTGAAGAGGCCTATGAGGCCATTGTCGGTGATGTGAGTGATCCAGGCCTTTTTGACATAATCAATACCCGGAATCTTGCAGGAATACTTATTCTTAGCTCAGATCCGAAAGCAAATAAAAAAGCTCTTACGAATGTCAGAAATAAAGTGTCCCAGGATATCTACTGTGTAGTGAGGGCTCCTGATGTTATAAACATGCAGGAAATGGAAACTATGGGTGCAGATCTTGTTATCATGCCACCCAGAATGGTAGCAAAGTCCCTTTCAAGATCACTTGAACGTGCAGAGGCGATGCGCAGGGGAAACAAACTGACCCAGTGGTTTGATGTAAACAAAGGCAAAAAGCTTGCAATTGTGGTCCACGATAATCCTGACCCGGATGCTATTTCCAGTGCCCTTGCATTAAAAACGATTGCAGAATCATTTAATGTTCTTGCTGACATCATATATCATGGAGAGATAGGGCATCAGGAAAACAAGGCTTTTGTTAATCTGCTTGGCATAGACCTTTTCAGGGCAGAAGATGTTGGATTTACAGGATATGAGAATTTAGCACTCATTGACTGCGCAATACCCGGGGCTAATAACTCCCTGCCATCCGGTACGCATGTAAACATAATCATTGACCATCACCCGATCACTGATACCGAGATAGATGCTGACTTTATAGATATTCGTCCCCATGTTGGTGCATCTGCCACCATATTGACCAAGTATCTCCAGGAACTCAATGTGGATATCAGCAGTGAGCTGGCAACGGCACTATTGTATGGAATCAGAACTGATACACTTGATTTTAAGAGGAACACTGATTCTGCAGACCTTTCGGCTGCTTCATACCTATACCCCCTCTCTGACCACGATGTCCTTGAACAACTGGAACGACCTTCCATGTCTATCGAGACACTGGATGTACTTGGAGAAGCTATAAACAGCCGTCAGGTAGTCGGAAGTTACCTCCTTTCCAATGTAGGAAGCATACGCAACAGGGATACTTTGCCACAGGCAGCAGATTACCTCCTCAATCTGGAAGGGATATCCACTTCCATAGTATTTGGTGTTACAGAGGAGAAGATCTACATTTCAGGCCGTAGCAATGATATCAGGGTAAACCTGGGGGATGTCATGAGGCGCGCATTCGGTGAAGAGGCAGGTGGAGGACATGCGACTGCAGCAGCAGCACAAATACCTCTTGGAGTATTCACTGCCGCAAAAGACCGCCAGACACTCTTAAGGCTAGTCAACGAAGCAGTTGTAAAGAGATTCTTATCTGCTGTCGGTGTGGAAGAGGCAGACGAATAG
- a CDS encoding NAD(P)H-hydrate dehydratase has protein sequence MFSITSSKMRSVDANCSYLGLSPVQLMENAGAAIAREITSRISCGKVLFVSGRGNNGGDAFVAARHLALNDAYDVRVILLGHSSRIRTEESMHNFSLLEYSGITELKEITDSKELESYAGWKDSDIIVDGILGSGIKGSPREPESTAIDLINSSGSYIISIDAPSGYDLDGGEISKSVFADITITFHRMKTGLELPGCEKYTGEVKVAPIGVCRDAEEYVGSGDLMGLVHREQHAHKGNSGRVLVIGGGAYYGAPALAAMAALRTGADIVTVAVPENVADTVASFSSNLIVVPLSGNRLNPENLPVLKSLIESHDVVVIGPGIGRDAPTLKTVQQLLPLCKKAVIDADALYDLHLPVKSEGKFILTPHSAEFARLSGVAVPRTLAEKKQIVSQFAGQNTAIVVLKGKVDIISDGQNTRLNRTGNAGMTVGGTGDVLTGITGALFAVNNAMDAAACAVFINGAAGDLAFDEKGFGLLATDIIDRITDVISEVF, from the coding sequence ATGTTCTCTATCACTTCTTCAAAAATGCGTTCTGTAGATGCTAATTGTTCTTATCTTGGCCTTAGCCCGGTCCAATTAATGGAAAATGCAGGTGCTGCAATTGCCCGGGAAATAACATCCCGAATAAGCTGCGGGAAAGTACTTTTTGTATCAGGCAGGGGTAATAATGGAGGTGATGCATTCGTCGCTGCAAGGCACCTTGCACTGAACGATGCCTATGATGTAAGAGTGATACTTCTTGGTCATTCTTCCCGCATAAGGACGGAAGAATCAATGCATAATTTCTCTCTGCTTGAATACAGTGGTATAACAGAATTAAAAGAGATAACTGATTCAAAAGAGCTTGAAAGCTATGCCGGATGGAAGGATAGTGATATTATTGTTGACGGAATTCTGGGTTCCGGAATAAAAGGATCTCCAAGAGAACCTGAATCAACTGCTATAGATCTGATAAATTCATCCGGTTCATATATTATCTCCATAGATGCACCTTCAGGATATGATCTCGATGGTGGAGAGATATCTAAAAGTGTTTTTGCAGATATAACCATCACTTTTCACAGGATGAAAACCGGTCTGGAACTTCCGGGATGTGAGAAATACACCGGTGAAGTGAAGGTTGCTCCCATCGGGGTTTGTAGGGATGCAGAAGAATACGTAGGTTCCGGTGACCTAATGGGCCTTGTTCACAGAGAACAGCATGCTCACAAAGGTAACTCCGGACGTGTTCTTGTGATAGGTGGTGGTGCTTATTACGGGGCACCGGCTCTTGCAGCCATGGCAGCACTTCGCACAGGTGCTGATATTGTGACAGTGGCCGTACCTGAGAATGTTGCAGATACCGTTGCATCCTTTTCATCAAATCTCATAGTCGTACCACTTTCAGGTAACAGGCTGAACCCTGAAAATCTCCCTGTATTGAAGAGCCTTATAGAATCACATGATGTTGTCGTCATTGGTCCCGGAATTGGCAGGGATGCACCGACGCTTAAAACAGTACAGCAGCTCCTTCCTTTATGTAAAAAGGCAGTGATTGATGCCGATGCTCTCTATGATCTGCATTTGCCAGTAAAAAGTGAAGGTAAATTCATATTAACTCCGCATTCTGCCGAATTCGCACGTCTTTCAGGGGTTGCAGTTCCCCGGACTCTTGCAGAAAAGAAACAAATAGTAAGCCAGTTCGCCGGACAAAATACGGCTATAGTGGTTCTGAAAGGTAAGGTTGATATCATTTCGGACGGGCAGAACACACGGCTTAACAGGACAGGGAATGCCGGGATGACCGTTGGTGGTACAGGAGATGTACTTACGGGTATCACAGGTGCATTGTTTGCAGTCAATAATGCAATGGATGCGGCGGCATGTGCCGTTTTTATAAATGGTGCGGCCGGTGATCTTGCGTTTGATGAAAAAGGATTCGGTTTGCTTGCGACAGATATAATTGACCGGATAACAGATGTTATATCAGAGGTGTTTTGA
- the moaC gene encoding cyclic pyranopterin monophosphate synthase MoaC produces the protein MEATFTHIENDRAVMVDISSKDIIVRKAIASGEIVLNDATIEKIRTGTVEKGNVLSTARIASILAVKKTPELIPMCHQIPITSVDVDFSIYDNIICAKVEVRSVGKTGVEMEALTGVSVALLTVWDMVKSAEKDETGNYPATGIQNIKVLEKVKMNQN, from the coding sequence TTGGAAGCTACATTCACACATATTGAAAATGACCGTGCGGTCATGGTGGACATCAGCAGTAAAGATATAATTGTAAGGAAAGCAATAGCTTCCGGGGAAATAGTTCTTAATGACGCAACGATAGAAAAGATACGCACAGGTACTGTTGAGAAAGGAAATGTACTTTCCACTGCGCGCATAGCTTCAATCCTTGCGGTTAAAAAAACTCCAGAACTCATTCCAATGTGCCACCAGATCCCAATTACTTCAGTGGATGTGGATTTTTCAATTTACGATAATATTATTTGTGCAAAGGTAGAGGTGCGCTCTGTCGGAAAGACCGGTGTTGAAATGGAAGCACTTACCGGTGTCTCAGTAGCGTTGCTTACTGTATGGGACATGGTAAAGTCTGCGGAAAAAGATGAGACGGGCAATTATCCTGCTACCGGTATACAAAATATCAAGGTTCTTGAGAAAGTCAAAATGAACCAAAACTAA
- a CDS encoding ribose-phosphate diphosphokinase produces the protein MKIIGGPASQALSSKVARELNIEPSVCDYTRFPDGELYSRILDEDVDEVTIIQSTTTDSDLIALLQLIDACEDSPVINVVIPYMGYARQDKKFKTGEPISARAIARTVNADRIFTVNIHESSVLNYFNADAFDLDASRLIGYHIRSLNLSDPLIVSPDKGAISLAENTAADVGLEFDYLEKTRHSGDTVTIKAKNVDVMDRDIIIIDDMIATGGTMAESIKLLKSQGAKDVYLACVHPVLSRNAVLRLFNAGVKDIIATDTIEKVQSCVSVAPLIANALRSI, from the coding sequence TTGAAAATCATAGGAGGACCAGCATCCCAGGCTCTTTCATCAAAGGTTGCAAGAGAGTTAAATATAGAACCCAGTGTGTGTGATTATACAAGATTCCCTGACGGTGAATTATACTCACGCATTCTTGATGAAGACGTGGATGAAGTTACTATTATCCAGAGTACGACAACGGATTCTGATCTGATTGCATTATTGCAGCTTATAGATGCCTGCGAGGATTCACCTGTCATAAATGTGGTCATACCCTACATGGGATATGCAAGGCAGGATAAGAAGTTCAAAACAGGTGAGCCTATAAGTGCAAGGGCGATTGCAAGAACCGTTAACGCTGACCGTATATTCACTGTGAATATCCATGAGTCCAGTGTGCTTAACTATTTCAACGCAGATGCCTTTGACCTTGACGCATCCCGTCTCATTGGTTATCATATAAGGTCCCTTAACCTGAGTGACCCATTGATAGTATCTCCTGATAAGGGTGCAATAAGCCTTGCAGAAAATACAGCTGCTGATGTAGGTCTGGAGTTCGATTACCTGGAAAAGACCCGCCATTCAGGCGATACCGTTACTATCAAAGCAAAGAATGTTGATGTGATGGACAGGGATATCATTATCATTGACGACATGATAGCCACAGGCGGAACTATGGCAGAGTCCATAAAACTACTTAAGTCACAGGGTGCAAAGGATGTATATCTTGCATGTGTCCATCCGGTGCTGTCAAGAAATGCCGTGTTACGTCTGTTCAATGCAGGTGTAAAGGATATCATTGCAACCGACACTATAGAAAAGGTACAGAGTTGTGTCAGTGTGGCACCTTTGATAGCCAATGCTTTAAGAAGTATCTAA
- a CDS encoding endonuclease III domain-containing protein: protein MRSAILCKAYDLLLDELGPQYWWPADTAFEVVIGALLTQQTKWTNVEKAINGLKEHGLLEVQDLADADIELLEELVRCCGFYRQKASRLKGIASFFVVQGMENVFSMPVEELRKTMLSLKGVGNETADSIVLYAANKPKFVIDAYTTRIMKCIGIEGNYMQLQQIFEKDLPTDIDIYKEYHALIVEYSKAYCGRNRCDECILKELNENGC from the coding sequence ATGCGATCAGCAATACTTTGTAAAGCCTATGATCTGCTTCTGGATGAACTGGGGCCGCAATACTGGTGGCCTGCAGACACAGCTTTTGAGGTTGTTATAGGGGCTTTGCTAACCCAGCAGACAAAGTGGACAAATGTGGAAAAGGCTATCAATGGTCTGAAAGAACACGGCCTGCTTGAAGTTCAGGATCTTGCTGATGCTGATATTGAGTTGCTGGAAGAACTTGTAAGATGTTGCGGCTTCTATCGGCAGAAAGCTTCTCGTCTTAAGGGAATAGCATCTTTTTTTGTTGTTCAGGGCATGGAGAATGTTTTTTCAATGCCGGTGGAAGAACTTCGTAAGACGATGTTATCGCTTAAAGGTGTTGGAAATGAGACTGCAGATAGTATTGTACTCTATGCCGCCAATAAACCAAAATTCGTCATAGATGCCTATACCACACGTATAATGAAATGCATCGGTATCGAAGGCAACTATATGCAACTACAGCAGATTTTTGAAAAAGACCTTCCTACAGATATCGATATCTATAAGGAATACCATGCTCTCATAGTTGAGTATTCAAAAGCCTATTGTGGCAGGAACAGATGTGATGAATGTATTCTGAAGGAATTGAATGAGAATGGATGTTGA
- a CDS encoding C15orf41 family protein — MRMDVETYNQIYDSLESVNDVKSVAEQFSQPIGTIYSILNQKTVTKVKRNFSRVKNNSVRHFKQWNKGKSITEIARKNDIPATLMVSMLLKEMGIPKKGFIRNLDEYPEGRLKKEVMEAMDSDFFFSPKAHDLHAEKGELGESLLATWLTERGFTYRSENDLRDEGFTKTPDFLLDETLEVDGVQVSWIESKALFGDEKEHAYYIKKQFREYEENYGIGMIVYWYGFIDTISYNGNIIKDFEFFANDGDMVEELLNFKTDW; from the coding sequence ATGAGAATGGATGTTGAAACCTATAACCAGATATATGACAGCCTGGAAAGTGTCAATGATGTGAAAAGCGTTGCAGAACAGTTTTCGCAACCTATTGGTACTATCTATTCTATACTTAACCAGAAGACCGTTACAAAGGTCAAGAGGAATTTCTCAAGGGTTAAGAACAACAGTGTCCGCCATTTCAAGCAGTGGAACAAAGGCAAGAGTATAACTGAGATCGCAAGGAAAAATGACATACCTGCGACTCTGATGGTTTCAATGCTGCTCAAGGAAATGGGCATTCCGAAGAAAGGCTTCATAAGGAATCTGGATGAGTATCCTGAAGGCCGCCTCAAGAAAGAGGTTATGGAAGCAATGGATTCTGATTTCTTTTTTTCCCCGAAGGCACATGATCTTCATGCGGAAAAAGGAGAACTTGGTGAATCTCTTCTTGCAACATGGCTTACTGAAAGAGGATTTACATACAGGTCAGAAAATGACCTGAGGGATGAAGGCTTTACAAAAACCCCGGATTTCCTGCTGGATGAAACACTTGAGGTTGATGGGGTGCAGGTTTCCTGGATAGAAAGCAAGGCTCTGTTCGGTGATGAGAAAGAGCATGCTTATTACATTAAAAAACAGTTCAGGGAATATGAGGAGAACTACGGAATCGGTATGATAGTTTACTGGTACGGTTTCATCGATACCATCAGTTACAATGGTAATATCATAAAGGATTTCGAGTTCTTTGCTAATGATGGGGATATGGTAGAAGAACTTCTGAACTTTAAGACAGATTGGTAA
- the lysS gene encoding lysine--tRNA ligase: MADITHWADVIADEVLAKGKKHLVATGITPSGHIHIGNMREVVTADVAYRALIDKGAEAEFIYIADTYDPLRKVYPFLDESYAEHVGKPLSEIPCPCGEHKNYSEHFLEPFLGALDHLGIHPKVYRADELYKEGVYVEAIKQALVKKDEIAEILQKRSGKTPVETWNPFNPICLECGKVNTTIVTGFDLDAETVDYDCSCGHSGTVSMKGGGKLTWRVDWPARWKALGVSVEPFGKDHASRGGSYDTGQDIVKEIFGYDAPHPIVYEWIMLGQKGAMSSSTGVVVSIADMLKVVPPEVLRYLIIRTKPEKHIRFDPALPLLTLVDEFERLHSSDNTTSYDKRIIELSHAAGLCHTDIPFKHMTTIYQVAAGDFDKILKIVKRAGYDTSNEKCIRELVDNVGNWLEMYAPDNAKFSVQEGISVNAANLTPFQRAFLTSFSDILEKSGELTGEDYHNLVYSSKEAGSELNTMIAAAMDVSPESLEVNPKELFKAVYISVLDQASGPKAGWFLSSLEKDFLIKRFRDAAAYRP, translated from the coding sequence ATGGCAGATATTACACATTGGGCAGATGTCATAGCAGATGAGGTGCTGGCAAAGGGCAAGAAACACCTTGTTGCAACAGGCATCACTCCCTCAGGTCACATTCATATTGGTAACATGCGCGAGGTCGTAACTGCAGATGTAGCATACAGGGCTCTTATCGATAAAGGCGCAGAGGCTGAGTTCATCTATATTGCAGATACCTACGACCCCCTTAGAAAAGTATATCCTTTTCTGGATGAAAGTTATGCAGAACACGTAGGAAAACCTCTTTCAGAGATACCATGTCCCTGCGGCGAACATAAGAACTACTCCGAGCACTTCCTTGAACCTTTCCTGGGAGCACTTGACCATCTGGGAATTCATCCGAAAGTTTACAGGGCTGACGAACTCTACAAAGAGGGAGTCTATGTTGAAGCTATAAAGCAGGCTCTTGTAAAGAAAGATGAGATAGCAGAGATCCTTCAGAAAAGGTCCGGCAAGACTCCGGTAGAAACCTGGAATCCTTTCAATCCTATTTGTCTTGAATGTGGTAAGGTCAACACTACTATTGTAACAGGTTTTGATCTGGATGCAGAGACTGTGGACTATGATTGTTCATGCGGGCACAGTGGAACAGTATCCATGAAAGGTGGCGGTAAGCTTACATGGCGTGTGGACTGGCCAGCCAGGTGGAAGGCACTTGGAGTTTCAGTAGAACCTTTCGGAAAAGATCACGCTTCAAGAGGCGGTTCATATGATACGGGTCAGGATATTGTTAAAGAAATATTCGGATATGATGCACCTCATCCAATAGTCTATGAATGGATCATGCTTGGCCAAAAGGGTGCTATGTCATCGTCAACCGGCGTTGTCGTTTCCATTGCAGATATGCTTAAGGTAGTTCCTCCTGAGGTACTGCGTTACCTTATCATCCGTACAAAGCCTGAAAAGCATATCAGGTTCGACCCTGCATTACCACTGCTGACACTTGTGGATGAGTTCGAACGTCTGCACTCAAGTGACAATACCACATCATACGATAAGAGGATCATAGAACTATCACATGCTGCAGGACTTTGCCACACGGATATCCCGTTCAAGCATATGACCACCATATACCAGGTTGCAGCAGGTGATTTTGACAAAATTCTAAAGATCGTCAAAAGAGCAGGGTATGATACTTCAAACGAGAAGTGTATACGTGAACTTGTCGATAATGTCGGAAACTGGCTTGAGATGTATGCTCCTGACAATGCAAAGTTCAGTGTACAGGAAGGAATCTCTGTAAACGCTGCAAATCTGACTCCTTTCCAGAGAGCTTTCCTTACTTCATTTTCAGATATACTGGAAAAAAGTGGTGAATTAACAGGTGAGGATTATCATAATCTGGTATATTCTTCAAAGGAAGCAGGATCTGAATTAAATACAATGATAGCAGCTGCAATGGATGTAAGTCCTGAATCACTGGAAGTGAATCCGAAGGAGCTCTTCAAGGCAGTGTACATCTCTGTGCTTGACCAGGCATCAGGTCCAAAGGCCGGCTGGTTCCTTTCCTCACTTGAGAAGGACTTCCTTATCAAGCGCTTCAGAGATGCAGCAGCATACCGACCCTAA
- a CDS encoding class I SAM-dependent methyltransferase — translation MENSSFPGNGSKSHFFAWDEEYKHVTWGGPRSISMLEGLISPSSRVLDLGCGNGRFLLPLSRKYESVGIDVSATAVHRARSYISKNNSKDDAQAECIVSSITSLPFSDNSFDAILCLGVVQHLMQEERKVALSEIRRVMKSGAILVIEVFGTEDMRYGGDEIEKHTFRRKNGIIYHYFTEDELASLLCGFQIIEMKAIVSEKRFSGELHKRHQIRAIARIQNAIPR, via the coding sequence ATGGAAAACAGTTCTTTCCCGGGCAATGGTTCAAAGTCTCATTTCTTTGCTTGGGATGAAGAATACAAACATGTGACCTGGGGAGGTCCCAGGTCGATCTCAATGCTTGAGGGATTGATATCTCCTTCTTCCCGCGTACTGGATCTCGGTTGCGGTAACGGCAGATTTCTTCTTCCCCTCTCGCGAAAATATGAGTCTGTGGGCATTGATGTATCAGCAACTGCTGTACACAGGGCCCGCTCTTACATCAGTAAGAACAATAGCAAGGATGATGCACAGGCCGAATGTATTGTATCAAGCATAACATCACTTCCTTTTTCTGATAATTCTTTTGATGCTATCCTGTGCCTTGGTGTTGTCCAGCATCTGATGCAAGAGGAAAGGAAGGTGGCATTAAGTGAGATAAGAAGAGTGATGAAAAGCGGAGCTATTCTTGTTATTGAAGTCTTTGGGACGGAAGATATGAGATATGGTGGTGATGAGATCGAAAAACACACATTCCGCAGGAAAAACGGTATCATATACCACTATTTCACAGAAGATGAACTTGCATCTCTGCTCTGTGGTTTTCAGATCATAGAAATGAAGGCAATTGTTTCTGAAAAAAGATTTAGTGGCGAG